One Sodalis praecaptivus DNA segment encodes these proteins:
- a CDS encoding ComEC family protein has product MPLSMTALALAVIAGNVPLLFLPQLPTAGALCCLLAAGWLLLLTGRRTAQYLAVGVLMLAWSGHHARLLLVQTTAWSQGNQTLIARVATLNLSAENAPARLVVRVSHINGQRVFPPVAVALRWRAPPVRWCAGQQWRLRVALQPVHGRMNQGGFDSQRWAMANHQPLQGRVLRARLLSDGCGLRQRWVDRAIKSMQQPRWRALMLALGFGTTQEISDGEWQLLSRTGIAHLMAISGLHIGLAALFGWLVARGAQFFWPARAIGVGAPLLFCWVCAAGYVALSGANFPAQRGLLALTLWTIVRLRGVTLSPWQILLWCVSLILITDPLAVLSNSLWLSCTAVAALIFFFQWAPLPARCRRGWRWCGIRWLHLQGGMTLLLLPMQCLLFHGGNPLALVANMWAVPLVSFISTPLILAAIVTGGLKGVSAQLWRWADLSLDGVMAPLAPLAQGWLTLSGQGLVISAAGWLGIIIWRFGWWRAYPLTMAVLAVLMLQSLRPPATDESRWRLDMLDVGHGLAVSIERDGKTLLYDTGAGWREGDMGKAAILPYLAWRGLAPEHIYLSHSHEDHIGGLASVRRVWQAVPVSSSFRAPGHGLCLRGQRWRWRGLHFEVLWPPASVASAGNNDSCVLRIDDGRFRVLLTGDIEAPAERALLRLDRPALRAEVLQVPHHGSKTSSTAPFLRAVRPQVALASAGRYSPWRLPAEAVVQRYRRLGIRWRDTAVSGQLSVRFYARSFEVLAYRGQISRRWYHQWFGVAALNR; this is encoded by the coding sequence ATGCCATTGTCAATGACCGCGCTGGCGCTGGCCGTTATCGCGGGGAATGTGCCGCTGTTGTTTTTGCCGCAACTTCCGACGGCGGGCGCGCTGTGCTGCCTTCTGGCTGCCGGCTGGCTGTTGCTTTTGACCGGCCGCCGCACGGCGCAGTATTTGGCGGTGGGGGTGCTGATGCTGGCCTGGAGCGGCCATCACGCTCGGCTATTGCTGGTGCAAACCACGGCCTGGAGCCAGGGTAATCAGACCTTGATTGCCCGCGTGGCCACCCTCAATCTCTCGGCCGAAAATGCTCCCGCCCGCCTTGTCGTACGCGTCAGCCACATCAACGGCCAGCGGGTATTTCCTCCGGTAGCGGTGGCGCTGCGCTGGCGCGCGCCGCCGGTGCGGTGGTGTGCCGGGCAGCAATGGCGGCTGCGGGTGGCGTTACAGCCAGTGCATGGGCGCATGAATCAAGGGGGATTCGATAGCCAGCGTTGGGCCATGGCCAATCACCAGCCGTTGCAGGGCAGGGTGCTGCGGGCGCGGCTGCTGAGCGACGGGTGCGGCCTGCGCCAGCGGTGGGTTGATCGCGCCATCAAAAGTATGCAGCAGCCGCGCTGGCGGGCGCTGATGCTGGCACTGGGCTTCGGCACGACCCAGGAAATCAGCGACGGTGAATGGCAGTTGCTATCGCGCACCGGCATCGCCCATCTCATGGCGATTTCAGGGCTGCATATCGGCCTGGCGGCGCTGTTCGGCTGGCTGGTGGCGCGGGGAGCGCAATTCTTCTGGCCGGCCCGCGCCATTGGCGTGGGAGCGCCGCTGCTGTTCTGCTGGGTATGCGCCGCGGGCTATGTGGCGCTATCCGGGGCGAATTTCCCCGCCCAGCGCGGTTTGCTGGCGCTGACGCTTTGGACTATCGTTCGCCTGCGGGGCGTCACGCTAAGTCCGTGGCAAATTTTACTGTGGTGCGTATCGCTTATCCTCATCACCGATCCGCTGGCGGTGCTCTCCAATAGCCTGTGGCTTTCTTGTACCGCGGTGGCGGCACTGATTTTCTTCTTTCAGTGGGCGCCGCTGCCGGCCCGCTGCCGGCGCGGTTGGCGCTGGTGCGGCATTCGCTGGCTGCATTTGCAGGGAGGCATGACCCTGCTGTTGTTGCCGATGCAGTGTTTACTGTTTCACGGCGGTAATCCGCTGGCGCTGGTGGCCAATATGTGGGCGGTGCCGCTGGTGTCGTTTATCAGCACGCCGCTCATTTTGGCGGCTATCGTCACCGGCGGTCTTAAGGGGGTGAGCGCTCAGCTCTGGCGTTGGGCGGATCTGTCGCTTGATGGCGTGATGGCGCCGCTTGCGCCGCTGGCGCAAGGGTGGTTAACGCTGTCGGGCCAAGGGCTGGTCATCAGCGCCGCCGGTTGGCTGGGCATTATCATCTGGCGATTCGGCTGGTGGCGCGCTTATCCTCTGACGATGGCGGTGTTGGCCGTGCTGATGCTGCAAAGTCTCAGGCCGCCGGCAACGGACGAATCGCGCTGGCGGCTGGATATGCTGGATGTGGGCCACGGCCTGGCGGTAAGTATTGAGCGCGACGGCAAGACGCTGCTGTATGACACCGGCGCCGGCTGGCGCGAGGGCGATATGGGCAAGGCGGCAATCCTTCCTTACTTGGCCTGGCGGGGCCTGGCGCCGGAGCATATCTACCTGAGCCACAGCCATGAAGATCATATCGGCGGTTTAGCCAGCGTGCGGCGCGTTTGGCAAGCGGTACCGGTCAGCAGTTCGTTCCGCGCGCCCGGCCACGGCTTATGTCTGCGCGGGCAGCGCTGGCGCTGGCGGGGGTTACATTTTGAGGTGCTCTGGCCGCCGGCGTCGGTCGCCAGCGCCGGCAATAATGATTCCTGCGTGCTGCGGATAGACGATGGCCGCTTTCGGGTGCTCCTCACCGGCGACATTGAAGCGCCGGCGGAACGGGCGTTGCTGCGTCTGGATCGGCCCGCGTTGCGCGCCGAGGTCCTTCAGGTACCCCATCACGGCAGTAAAACGTCTTCCACCGCCCCCTTTTTACGGGCGGTGCGGCCGCAGGTGGCGCTAGCCTCGGCGGGGCGCTACAGTCCCTGGCGTCTGCCGGCTGAGGCGGTGGTGCAGCGCTACCGGCGTCTGGGCATTCGCTGGCGCGATACAGCGGTAAGTGGCCAACTGAGCGTGCGTTTTTATGCGCGGTCGTTTGAGGTGCTGGCCTATCGCGGTCAAATTTCCCGCCGTTGGTATCATCAGTGGTTTGGCGTCGCCGCGCTAAATAGGTAG
- the lpxK gene encoding tetraacyldisaccharide 4'-kinase, translated as MIARIWSGASPLYLLLLPFSWLYGLVTALIRYSYRRGWRKVHRFSLPIVVVGNLTAGGNGKTPAVLWLVTQLQARGWRVGVVSRGYGGRAAQYPLLLDATTTSEQCGDEPLLIWQRTGAPVAVAPRRAEAVAALLRAQPLDVVVTDDGLQHYALGRDIEWVVIDGERRFGNGWWLPAGPMRERADRLQQVQAVIVNGGDARPSEVPMRLVAGAAVNLLTGERRALSGLTPVVAMAGIGHPPRFFATVRAGGVTPVREVAFGDHQAYRQQMLDALAAPDEQLLMTEKDAVKCRSFARANWWYLPVDAQLPKGAQQRLLTPVEQAIQRYREVADGGAKT; from the coding sequence ATGATTGCCCGCATCTGGTCCGGCGCCTCGCCGCTGTATCTGCTGCTGCTGCCATTTTCCTGGCTGTATGGACTGGTAACGGCGCTAATCCGTTACAGCTATCGCCGCGGCTGGCGGAAAGTACATCGTTTTTCGCTGCCGATCGTGGTGGTGGGCAACCTGACCGCCGGCGGCAACGGCAAAACGCCGGCGGTGCTATGGCTGGTGACGCAACTGCAAGCGCGCGGCTGGCGGGTCGGGGTGGTATCCCGCGGCTACGGCGGACGCGCGGCGCAGTATCCGCTGCTGCTGGACGCCACCACCACCAGCGAGCAGTGCGGTGACGAGCCGTTGTTAATCTGGCAGCGAACCGGGGCGCCGGTTGCGGTGGCGCCCCGGCGCGCCGAAGCGGTGGCGGCACTGCTGCGCGCGCAGCCCTTGGACGTGGTGGTGACCGACGACGGTTTGCAGCATTATGCGCTGGGGCGGGATATCGAGTGGGTGGTTATCGACGGCGAGCGTCGGTTCGGCAATGGCTGGTGGCTGCCCGCCGGCCCTATGCGCGAACGGGCCGACCGTCTACAGCAGGTGCAGGCGGTCATCGTCAACGGCGGCGACGCTCGTCCTAGCGAGGTGCCGATGCGGCTTGTCGCCGGCGCGGCCGTCAATTTGCTGACGGGTGAACGTCGCGCGCTTTCCGGTTTGACGCCGGTGGTGGCGATGGCCGGCATTGGACATCCGCCGCGCTTTTTCGCCACGGTACGCGCAGGCGGCGTAACGCCGGTGCGTGAGGTGGCGTTTGGCGATCATCAAGCCTACCGACAGCAAATGCTCGACGCGCTGGCCGCGCCGGATGAGCAGTTGCTGATGACCGAGAAGGACGCGGTCAAATGCCGCTCCTTCGCCCGTGCGAATTGGTGGTATCTGCCGGTCGACGCGCAACTGCCCAAGGGGGCGCAGCAACGTTTGCTGACGCCGGTTGAGCAGGCCATCCAGCGCTATCGCGAAGTTGCGGACGGCGGCGCAAAAACGTAA
- the rpsA gene encoding 30S ribosomal protein S1, giving the protein MTESFAQLFEESLKEIETRPGSIVRGTVVSIAKDVVLVDAGLKSESAIPVEQFRNAQGELEIEVGDQVDVALDAVEDGFGETLLSREKAKRHEAWLMLEKAYEEAATVIGVINGKVKGGFTVELNGIRAFLPGSLVDVRPVRDTLHLEGKELEFKVIKLDQKRNNVVVSRRAVIESENSAERDQLLENLQEGMEVKGIVKNLTDYGAFVDLGGVDGLLHITDMAWKRVKHPSEIVNVGDEITVKVLKFDRERTRVSLGLKQLGEDPWVAIAKRYPEGTRLTGRVTNLTDYGCFVEIEEGVEGLVHVSEMDWTNKNIHPSKVVNVGDVVEVMVLDIDEERRRISLGLKQCKANPWQQFAETHNKGDRVEGKIKSITDFGIFIGLDGGIDGLVHLSDISWNVAGEEAVREYKKGDEIAAVVLQVDAERERISLGVKQLAEDPFNNYLSLNKKGAIVTGKVTAVDAKGATVELAGGVEGYLRASEASRDRVEDATLVLNVGDDVEAKFTGVDRKNRVVSLSVRAKDEADEKEAISTVNNKQEEGNFSNAMAEAFKAATKGE; this is encoded by the coding sequence ATGACAGAATCTTTTGCTCAACTCTTTGAAGAATCCCTGAAAGAAATCGAAACCCGCCCGGGTTCCATCGTTCGCGGTACCGTTGTGTCCATCGCGAAAGACGTGGTTCTGGTTGACGCCGGCCTGAAATCCGAATCCGCCATTCCCGTCGAGCAGTTCCGCAACGCCCAGGGCGAGCTGGAAATCGAAGTGGGCGATCAGGTTGACGTCGCTCTGGATGCAGTCGAAGACGGTTTCGGCGAAACGCTGCTGTCCCGTGAAAAAGCCAAGCGCCACGAAGCCTGGCTGATGCTGGAAAAAGCCTACGAAGAAGCGGCCACCGTGATCGGCGTTATCAACGGGAAAGTCAAAGGCGGTTTCACCGTAGAACTGAACGGTATCCGTGCGTTCCTGCCGGGTTCTCTGGTCGACGTGCGCCCGGTTCGCGACACTCTGCATCTGGAAGGCAAAGAGCTTGAGTTTAAAGTGATCAAGCTGGATCAGAAACGCAACAACGTGGTGGTTTCCCGTCGTGCCGTTATCGAATCCGAAAACAGCGCCGAGCGCGATCAGCTGCTGGAAAACCTGCAGGAAGGCATGGAAGTCAAGGGTATCGTCAAGAACCTGACCGACTACGGCGCCTTCGTTGATCTGGGCGGCGTTGACGGCCTGCTGCACATTACCGATATGGCCTGGAAGCGCGTGAAGCATCCGAGCGAAATCGTGAATGTTGGCGACGAAATCACCGTTAAAGTACTGAAATTCGATCGTGAGCGTACCCGTGTCTCCCTGGGCCTGAAACAGCTGGGCGAAGATCCGTGGGTCGCTATCGCGAAACGCTACCCGGAAGGCACCCGCCTGACCGGCCGCGTGACCAACCTGACCGACTACGGCTGCTTCGTTGAAATCGAAGAAGGCGTTGAAGGCCTGGTGCACGTTTCCGAAATGGACTGGACCAATAAGAACATTCATCCGTCCAAAGTGGTTAACGTGGGCGACGTGGTGGAAGTCATGGTGCTGGACATCGACGAAGAGCGTCGTCGTATCTCCCTGGGCCTGAAGCAGTGCAAAGCCAATCCGTGGCAGCAGTTTGCTGAAACCCATAACAAGGGCGACCGCGTTGAAGGCAAAATCAAGTCGATCACTGACTTCGGTATCTTCATCGGCCTGGACGGCGGCATCGACGGCCTGGTTCATCTGTCCGACATCTCTTGGAACGTGGCCGGCGAAGAAGCCGTGCGCGAATACAAGAAGGGTGACGAAATCGCGGCCGTGGTTCTGCAGGTTGATGCAGAGCGCGAGCGTATCTCCCTGGGCGTGAAGCAGTTGGCTGAAGATCCGTTCAATAACTACCTGTCTTTGAACAAGAAAGGAGCTATTGTTACCGGTAAAGTCACAGCAGTTGACGCAAAAGGTGCTACAGTTGAATTAGCGGGTGGCGTGGAAGGTTATCTGCGCGCCTCTGAAGCTTCGCGCGACCGCGTGGAAGACGCTACGCTGGTCCTCAACGTCGGCGACGATGTGGAAGCTAAATTCACCGGCGTCGATCGTAAAAACCGCGTTGTCAGCCTGTCCGTTCGTGCCAAGGACGAGGCGGACGAGAAAGAAGCTATCAGCACCGTGAACAACAAGCAGGAAGAAGGCAACTTCTCCAACGCAATGGCTGAAGCCTTTAAAGCGGCGACCAAAGGCGAGTAA
- the ihfB gene encoding integration host factor subunit beta: MTKSELIERLAGQHAHIQAKVVEDAVKEMLEHMATTLASGERIEIRGFGSFSLHYRAPRVGRNPKTGDKVELEGKYVPHFKPGKELRDRANIYG; the protein is encoded by the coding sequence ATGACCAAGTCCGAGCTTATCGAAAGACTAGCTGGCCAGCACGCTCATATCCAGGCAAAAGTGGTTGAGGATGCAGTGAAAGAGATGCTTGAGCATATGGCGACGACGCTCGCCAGCGGCGAGCGCATCGAAATCCGCGGTTTCGGCAGTTTTTCTCTCCACTACCGTGCCCCGCGCGTCGGCCGCAATCCGAAAACCGGTGATAAAGTGGAGCTGGAAGGCAAATATGTTCCGCATTTTAAACCCGGTAAAGAGTTGCGCGATCGCGCCAACATCTACGGCTAA
- the msbA gene encoding lipid A ABC transporter ATP-binding protein/permease MsbA, whose product MLNDKDLSTWQTFRRLWPMISPFKTGLIVAAIALILNAASDTFMLSLLKPLLDDGFGKANSNILVWMPLVVIGLMVLRGVSGFVSSYCVSWVSGKVVMNMRRRLFNHMMDMPVSFFDQQSTGTLLSRITYDSEQVASSSSGALITVIREGASIIGLFAMMFYYSWQLSLILVVIAPVVSFAIRQVSKRFRQISKRMQNTMGQVTTSAEQMLKGHKEVLIFGGQKVENERFNSVSNRMRQQGMKMVAASSVSDPLIQFIASLALAFVLYAASFPSVMETLTAGTITVVFSSMIALMRPLKSLTNVNAQFQRGMAACQTLFSILDMETEKDEGTVEVERVKGDIAFEHVTFSYPGKETPSLHDISLSIPAGHTVALVGRSGSGKSTIANLLTRFYDIQQGQILLDGTDLRAYKLASLRNQVALVSQNVHLFNDTIANNIAYARKATYSREQVENAARMAYAMDFIEKMDMGLDTVIGENGVLLSGGQRQRIAIARALLRDCPILILDEATSALDTESERAIQKALDALQKNRTSLVIAHRLSTIEKADEILVVEEGRIVERGNHEELISRQGVYAQLHRLQFGQ is encoded by the coding sequence ATGCTAAACGATAAAGATCTCTCCACCTGGCAGACCTTCCGTCGCCTTTGGCCGATGATCTCACCTTTCAAGACAGGTCTGATCGTCGCGGCGATTGCCCTGATACTCAATGCCGCCAGCGATACCTTTATGCTATCGCTGCTTAAACCCCTGCTGGATGACGGATTTGGCAAAGCCAACAGCAATATTCTGGTCTGGATGCCGCTGGTGGTGATTGGCCTAATGGTGCTGCGCGGCGTCAGCGGCTTTGTCTCCAGCTATTGCGTATCCTGGGTTTCCGGCAAAGTGGTGATGAACATGCGCCGCCGGCTGTTCAACCACATGATGGACATGCCAGTGTCTTTTTTCGACCAGCAATCCACCGGTACCCTGCTTTCGCGCATTACCTATGATTCCGAACAGGTAGCGTCATCCTCCTCCGGCGCGCTGATTACCGTGATTCGTGAAGGGGCATCGATCATCGGCCTGTTTGCGATGATGTTCTATTACAGTTGGCAATTGTCGCTGATCCTGGTGGTGATTGCGCCCGTGGTATCGTTTGCCATCCGGCAAGTGTCAAAACGGTTCCGCCAGATCAGCAAAAGAATGCAAAACACCATGGGGCAGGTGACCACCAGCGCCGAGCAGATGCTCAAAGGGCATAAGGAAGTGCTGATTTTTGGCGGCCAGAAGGTGGAAAACGAGCGTTTCAACAGCGTCAGTAACCGCATGCGCCAGCAGGGGATGAAAATGGTGGCCGCCTCTTCGGTCTCCGATCCGCTGATCCAGTTTATCGCCTCCCTGGCGCTGGCCTTTGTTCTGTATGCCGCCAGCTTTCCGTCGGTGATGGAAACCTTGACCGCCGGGACTATCACCGTCGTGTTTTCGTCAATGATTGCCCTGATGCGCCCGCTGAAATCCCTGACCAACGTCAACGCCCAGTTCCAGCGCGGTATGGCCGCTTGCCAGACGCTGTTTTCCATTCTTGATATGGAAACCGAAAAGGATGAGGGGACGGTGGAGGTCGAACGCGTTAAAGGGGATATCGCCTTCGAACACGTCACCTTTTCCTATCCCGGTAAAGAGACGCCTTCGCTGCACGACATCAGTCTGAGCATTCCGGCGGGGCATACGGTGGCGTTAGTGGGGCGATCCGGCTCCGGTAAATCGACCATCGCCAATTTGTTGACGCGGTTCTACGATATCCAGCAGGGCCAGATCCTGCTCGACGGTACCGATTTGCGCGCCTATAAGCTCGCCTCGCTGCGTAATCAGGTGGCGCTGGTTTCCCAAAACGTGCATTTGTTTAACGATACTATCGCCAACAATATCGCTTATGCCCGCAAGGCAACCTACTCCCGCGAGCAGGTAGAGAACGCTGCCCGCATGGCTTACGCCATGGATTTCATCGAAAAAATGGACATGGGCCTGGATACGGTTATCGGCGAAAACGGCGTCTTGCTCTCCGGCGGCCAGCGTCAGCGTATCGCCATCGCCCGCGCGCTGCTGCGCGATTGCCCGATACTTATTCTCGACGAGGCCACCTCGGCGCTGGATACCGAATCCGAGCGGGCAATTCAAAAAGCGCTGGATGCGCTGCAAAAGAATCGGACCTCCCTGGTCATCGCCCATCGCCTGTCCACCATCGAAAAAGCCGATGAAATTCTGGTGGTGGAGGAGGGACGGATCGTCGAACGCGGCAATCATGAGGAGCTGATATCGCGCCAGGGGGTTTACGCCCAGCTTCACCGGTTACAGTTCGGCCAATGA
- the aroA gene encoding 3-phosphoshikimate 1-carboxyvinyltransferase, translating to MQDSLTLNPIARVDGTLNLPGSKSVSNRALLLAAQAIGTTRLTNLLDSDDVRHMLTALGQLGVNYRLSADRRNCEIDGLGGPLRADDALTLFLGNAGTAMRPLTAALCLQAQDVTLTGEPRMKERPIGHLVDALRQGGAQIDYLEQEHYPPLRLRGGYQGGDITVDGSVSSQFLTALLMMAPLAPQDSRIRIKGELVSRPYIDITLALMKSFGITVRHDNYQVFYLTGNGVYRSPGDYLVEGDASSASYFLAAAAIRGGTVRVTGIGRHSVQGDIRFADVLESMGATLRWGDDYIECSRATLHAIDMDMNHIPDAAMTIATTALFASGGTTTLRNIANWRVKETDRLTAMATELRKVGATVIEGEDYLSVTPPAKLTAARIGTYNDHRMAMCFALVALSDTPVTILDPQCTHKTFPDFFARLAALSTPASSHSAL from the coding sequence ATGCAGGATTCCCTGACCTTAAATCCCATCGCGCGCGTCGATGGCACCCTCAATTTGCCGGGTTCCAAAAGCGTTTCCAATCGCGCCCTGTTGCTGGCGGCACAGGCCATCGGCACCACGCGCCTGACCAACCTGCTCGACAGTGACGATGTCCGCCATATGCTGACGGCCCTGGGTCAGCTCGGCGTCAATTACCGCCTGTCGGCGGACCGCCGCAACTGTGAAATTGACGGCCTCGGCGGCCCGCTGCGCGCGGATGACGCGCTGACGCTGTTTCTCGGCAACGCCGGCACCGCCATGCGCCCGCTGACCGCCGCGCTGTGCCTACAGGCGCAGGATGTGACGCTGACCGGCGAGCCGCGCATGAAAGAGCGGCCGATAGGCCATCTCGTGGACGCGCTGCGCCAGGGCGGGGCGCAAATTGATTATCTCGAACAAGAGCATTATCCGCCGCTGCGTTTGCGCGGCGGCTATCAAGGCGGCGATATCACCGTCGACGGCAGCGTCTCCAGCCAATTTCTCACCGCGCTATTGATGATGGCGCCGCTGGCGCCGCAGGACAGCCGCATTCGCATTAAGGGTGAACTGGTGTCCCGACCCTATATCGATATTACCCTGGCGTTAATGAAAAGCTTCGGAATTACGGTGCGCCACGATAATTACCAGGTGTTTTACCTCACCGGCAACGGCGTCTACCGTTCGCCGGGGGATTATCTGGTGGAAGGGGATGCCTCCAGCGCGTCCTATTTTCTGGCGGCGGCGGCGATCCGCGGCGGCACCGTGCGGGTCACCGGCATCGGCCGCCACAGCGTGCAGGGCGATATCCGCTTCGCCGATGTGCTGGAGAGCATGGGCGCCACCCTTCGCTGGGGCGACGACTACATCGAATGCAGCCGCGCTACGCTGCACGCTATTGATATGGACATGAATCACATCCCCGATGCGGCGATGACCATCGCCACCACCGCGCTGTTCGCCAGCGGCGGCACTACCACGTTACGCAATATCGCCAATTGGCGCGTCAAAGAGACCGACCGGCTGACGGCGATGGCCACCGAGCTGCGCAAAGTGGGCGCCACCGTCATCGAGGGGGAGGATTATCTGTCCGTCACGCCGCCCGCCAAACTGACCGCCGCCCGCATCGGTACCTATAACGACCACCGTATGGCGATGTGTTTCGCGCTGGTGGCGCTGTCCGATACGCCGGTGACGATTCTCGATCCGCAATGTACCCACAAAACCTTCCCGGACTTTTTTGCCCGACTGGCGGCGTTAAGCACGCCGGCCTCATCGCATTCGGCGCTATGA
- the serC gene encoding 3-phosphoserine/phosphohydroxythreonine transaminase: MNQVFNFSSGPAMLPAEVLRKAEQELCNWHGLGTSVMEISHRSKEFLEVAQSSEQDLRELLAIPDNYKVLFCHGGARAQFAAVPMNLLGDAASADYIDGGYWAHSAIKEAQKYCDPRVIDVTTDIDGLRAIKPMRDWALSADGAYVHYCPNETIDGLAIDELPDFGDRAVVADFSSTILSHPLDVSRFGVIYAGAQKNIGPAGLTLVIVREDLLGRASKALPSILDYSVLAENDSMFNTPPTFAWYLSGLVFKWLKAQGGLAEMDKRNQAKASLLYSTIDESDFYRNRVAPANRSRMNVPFQLADSNLDALFLQEAQASGLHALKGHRVVGGMRASLYNAMPLAGVQALVDFMLGFARRHG; the protein is encoded by the coding sequence ATGAATCAGGTGTTTAATTTTAGCTCTGGCCCGGCAATGCTGCCGGCGGAAGTGTTGCGCAAGGCGGAGCAGGAATTGTGTAATTGGCATGGCCTGGGCACATCGGTCATGGAAATCAGCCATCGCAGTAAAGAATTTCTCGAAGTGGCGCAATCCTCAGAACAAGACCTGCGCGAGCTGCTGGCGATCCCCGACAATTATAAGGTGCTGTTTTGCCACGGCGGCGCGCGCGCGCAATTCGCCGCGGTGCCGATGAATCTGCTGGGGGATGCCGCCAGCGCCGATTATATCGATGGCGGCTATTGGGCGCACAGCGCGATAAAAGAAGCGCAAAAATATTGCGACCCGCGGGTGATTGATGTCACCACCGACATAGACGGCCTGCGCGCAATTAAACCGATGCGCGACTGGGCCTTATCCGCTGATGGCGCCTATGTCCATTATTGCCCGAATGAAACCATTGATGGCCTGGCCATTGATGAATTGCCGGATTTCGGCGATCGGGCGGTGGTGGCGGATTTCTCCTCCACGATCTTGTCGCACCCGCTGGACGTCAGCCGTTTTGGCGTAATCTACGCCGGCGCGCAGAAAAACATCGGGCCGGCCGGGCTGACGCTGGTCATCGTGCGCGAGGATCTGCTGGGCCGCGCGAGCAAAGCGTTGCCGTCCATTCTTGATTACAGCGTGCTGGCCGAAAACGATTCCATGTTCAATACGCCGCCGACCTTCGCCTGGTATCTCTCGGGGCTGGTATTCAAATGGCTGAAAGCGCAGGGCGGGCTGGCGGAAATGGATAAACGCAATCAGGCCAAGGCGTCCTTGCTGTACAGCACCATCGACGAGAGCGATTTTTATCGTAATCGCGTCGCGCCGGCCAACCGTTCGCGCATGAATGTGCCGTTCCAATTGGCGGACAGTAATCTGGACGCGCTGTTCTTGCAGGAGGCCCAGGCCTCCGGCCTGCATGCCCTGAAGGGACACCGGGTGGTGGGCGGCATGCGCGCATCGCTGTACAATGCCATGCCGCTGGCAGGCGTGCAGGCGCTGGTGGACTTTATGCTGGGGTTTGCCCGCCGCCACGGGTAG
- the cmk gene encoding (d)CMP kinase, which translates to MTVIAPVITIDGPSGAGKGTLCKALAEALQWHLLDSGAIYRVLALAALHHQVAIDSEEALVPLAAHLDVRFEVEQGQLTVVLEGEDVSQAIRNETVGNTASQIAAFPRVREALLRRQRAFRAAPGLIADGRDMGTVVFPDAPVKIFLDASSEERAHRRMRQLQEKGFSVNFERLLSEIKERDDRDRNRTVAPLVPAADALVLDSTRLTIDEVIAKALARARQILALS; encoded by the coding sequence ATGACGGTTATAGCTCCGGTAATCACCATCGATGGACCGAGCGGTGCAGGGAAGGGAACGCTCTGCAAAGCGTTGGCGGAAGCGTTACAATGGCATTTACTGGACTCCGGCGCGATCTACCGGGTGTTGGCGCTGGCGGCCCTGCATCACCAGGTGGCCATCGACAGCGAGGAGGCGCTGGTGCCGCTCGCCGCTCATCTCGATGTCCGCTTCGAGGTTGAACAGGGGCAGTTGACGGTGGTGCTGGAGGGGGAAGACGTCAGCCAGGCCATTCGCAACGAAACCGTCGGCAATACCGCGTCGCAAATCGCCGCGTTTCCGCGCGTGCGTGAAGCGCTGCTGCGGCGTCAGCGCGCATTTCGCGCCGCGCCGGGCCTCATCGCCGATGGCCGCGACATGGGAACCGTGGTCTTTCCCGATGCGCCGGTAAAAATCTTTCTGGACGCGTCGTCGGAAGAAAGGGCGCACCGCCGCATGCGGCAGTTGCAGGAAAAGGGCTTTAGTGTTAACTTTGAACGCCTTTTATCCGAGATAAAAGAACGTGACGATCGCGATCGCAATCGCACGGTGGCGCCATTGGTGCCGGCGGCTGACGCGCTGGTGCTTGACTCCACCCGCCTGACTATCGATGAAGTGATAGCCAAAGCGCTGGCGCGCGCCAGGCAGATTCTGGCGCTATCGTAA